The following proteins are encoded in a genomic region of Leucoraja erinacea ecotype New England chromosome 21, Leri_hhj_1, whole genome shotgun sequence:
- the LOC129707484 gene encoding protein FAM110B-like, with product MLQQVSGTSTFTAPIPFRILNKGPDYFRKQLEGSSKKPSAVERLEADKLKYVKSQQVAGTRQEPVKASEPVPLPIIRRTQQSARKTCSAGVGRTDNSDWRGALNLETLRNLMLACETPNSPTKQSIGEHAGNPSAGNPRGSQRGKELVNSHGKELRSALLVPAHNAAVRRVDVRPSVSRCVRTPPCPSMSKSRLVSSSSSKGSSWRLQPELSARQQLSLHRSKSDLSDRYSRVSANLERFFNYCGLDPEELENVGMECLARASSDIVSLKLHSASNLSSEYGRSQCSNAIEEKPSERIPYGISIIERNARVIKWLYSCREAKESRRVSPV from the coding sequence ATGCTGCAACAAGTGTCCGGCACGTCTACTTTCACCGCCCCCATTCCTTTTCGGATTCTGAACAAGGGGCCAGATTATTTTCGAAAGCAGTTGGAGGGCAGTAGCAAGAAGCCGAGTGCCGTGGAGAGGCTGGAGGCCGATAAGTTGAAATATGTGAAGAGTCAACAGGTGGCAGGTACGCGGCAGGAGCCGGTGAAGGCGAGTGAACCGGTCCCGTTACCAATCATCAGACGGACCCAGCAAAGTGCCAGGAAAACCTGCAGCGCTGGGGTTGGCAGAACGGACAACTCGGACTGGAGAGGGGCTTTAAACCTGGAGACTCTGAGAAACCTGATGCTCGCCTGCGAGACGCCAAACTCGCCGACCAAGCAGTCGATCGGCGAACACGCGGGCAATCCCAGCGCTGGTAATCCACGGGGATCCCAGCGGGGGAAGGAGCTGGTGAACAGCCACGGGAAGGAGCTGCGGAGTGCCCTCCTTGTGCCGGCTCACAACGCGGCGGTGAGGCGCGTGGACGTGCGCCCCAGTGTGAGCAGGTGTGTCAGGACACCGCCCTGCCCGTCCATGTCCAAGTCCAGACTCGTGTCCTCTTCCAGCTCCAAGGGCTCGTCGTGGAGGCTTCAACCCGAGCTGAGCGCCCGGCAGCAGCTCTCCCTGCACCGGTCCAAGTCCGATCTGAGTGACCGCTATTCCCGGGTCAGCGCCAACCTGGAGCGGTTCTTCAACTACTGTGGCCTGGATCCCGAGGAGTTGGAGAATGTAGGGATGGAGTGCTTGGCCAGAGCCAGCTCCGACATCGTGTCCCTCAAGCTCCACAGCGCAAGTAACCTGAGCTCGGAGTACGGCCGCTCCCAGTGCAGCAACGCCATCGAGGAGAAGCCAAGTGAACGCATCCCCTATGGGATCTCCATCATTGAACGTAATGCCAGGGTCATTAAGTGGCTGTACAGCTGCAGGGAAGCAAAGGAGTCTCgaagggtgtcgcctgtataa